The sequence ATCGAGAAGACGCCGTCCGTGACGATCAATTTGCCGGCGTTCGGACGTTCGTTGCTGACGCGTTCGAGCAGGACGCGCAGGTGATCGATGTCGTTGTGGCGAAAGCGCGACGTCTCGGCGAGGCTGACCTGGGTGCCGGCCACGATGCAGGCGTGGTTGTCCTTGTCGGAGAACACGACATCCCCTTTTCCGGCGATGGCCTGGATGACGCCCTGGTTGGTCATGTACCCGGTGGAGTACAGGATGCAGGCCTCTTTGCCCATGAAGCGGGCGAGGCGCTCCTCCAATTCGAGGTGGATGTCCAGCGTGCCGTTGAGGAAACGGCTGCCGGTGCAGCCGGTGCCGTACTGGCGGATGGCCTGCATGGCGGCTTCTTTTACGCGGGGGTCCGACGTCAGGCCCAGGTAGTTATTCGAGCCGGCCATGATAAGTTCGCGGCCGTACATGATGGCGCGCGTCCCTTCGTTCCGTTGGATGGGGCGGAAGTAGGGGTAGAGATTCGCTTTTTTGACCTGCGCATAGTCGCCGGCCGGGTCAAAAAACCGGTGCGTTTTTGTGAAAAGCATCGGTTCGTCGCGGACAACGGCCTGCTCGCGCGGAAGTCCCGGAATGGGCGTGGGCGTATCTTGATTCATATGTGGCATCAACGGACGTCCTTGGAGATTATGGATGCTTTTTGTCGCCGGCCCCAGTGCTGACTGAAAAAGGCGGGTATGTCTCGTGCCTGCAGGTCGCTTGCTCTCGAAAGAGGAAGCGGTAGGGCGCGCTCACTGGCTCGTCTACCAGGTCATGCTGAGCGTCACGCCCTGGCCGCCCGGATGCGGCACAACGGTCGCCGTCAGATCCTCCCCGACATCAAAATCGAGGAGATGGGCGCTGATGAACGCGTCGAGGGCGGTCAGCCCATACACTAAGCCGACGCCAAAAAAGGAAAGGTCACGGTTGCGCCGAAATTTATCTCGGAAGGGCCGGATGCTGGAGGCGGAGAGGTCTCGGCCCTGCCCGATTTCCGCCACCACCTGCGCGTATTCATCGGCATAGTATGGGAACGGGTGGGGCTCGCCTTCCTCGAGTTCCTGCTGCCAGCCCCGGTACTGAAAGGCGCGGGTGAAGAGCCGGTGCCTGTTTCCGAAGTACACGGCCATCGAAGCCGCGGCGCCCAGGCCAGCATAGACGACGGGCATCTTCCAGTACTGCCTGTTATACGCCTGCCCGAGACCTGGAAATACGAGGGACCGCTTGAGCGCCCGATTGGGATCGTGCCCGGCAAACGGCCGTGTTTCCGGCGTTGGGCCGGCCTGGCTTTCTACCCTGATACTGTCTACCCTGATACTGTCCGCATCCTGCGCCCGCGCCGGCGCCAGATGGCCGGCGACACAAAGGGTCAGGGAGAGTAAAACGAAGGGTAGGCGCATTGCGCGCGTCGGAGGAAGGTCGGGAGGTGGGTCAGTGCCCCAGGAGCAATTCCATGAGACGCTCGAGATCGTCGGACGTATAAAACTCGATCTCGATCCGCCCGCCTTCCGCGCCTTTTTTGGCTTTGATATGCACCTGGGTGCTCAGCCGCGTACGGAGGCGGGATCCGAGGGCCTGGATCTGCAGCTGGTCTCGGTCGGCACGGGCAAAAGCATCGTTATCCGATCGGGTGGCGGCCTCTTTTTTCTCCGGCGCCTGCTGTGCCTGCTGCCACGCCCGCACGCGCTCCTCCACCTCACGCACGGACAACCCATCGTTCAGGAGCGCATGCAGAATACCGATCTGCGCCTGCTCGTCTTCGACGGTGATCAGCGCACGGGCATGCCCCATGGTGATCGAATTGTCGCTGAGGGCGGCCTGGACGAGCGGCGGCAGCTTGAGAAGCCGCAGGAAGTTGGCCACGGTGGCGCGTTTCTTCCCGACCTTTTGGGCGACTTTCTCCTGCGTGAGCTGGCACTCCTCGATGAGGCGCTGGTAGCCGAAGGCGACCTCCATCGGGTTGAGCGCCTCGCGCTGCACATTTTCCACAATGGCCATCTCCAGCATCGCCTCGGTATCGGCTTCCCGGATGTACGCTGGGATCTGGCGCAGTTCGGCGCGGCGGGCGGCGCGGAGCCGGCGTTCGCCCGAGATCAGCTCGTACCGGCCTTCGCCGAGGCTGCGGACCGTGATCGGCTGGATGATGCCCAGCTGCTGGATCGATGCGGCCAGTTCGTCCAGCGCCTCCTCGTCAAACGTGGTGCGGGGCTGATACGGGTTGGGCTGGATGAGTTCGACATCGATCTCGAGGACGGAGCCGGCCCGGCCGCTTTCACGCTCCGCGGCGGCGAACCGCCGGCTCTGCCGCGCGGCGGCGGATTCAGCCGTCTCGCCGCCGGATTCAGCGGTTGGGAGCAGGGCGTTTAATCCACGCCCGAGGGCTACTTTCTTGGCCATACTGCGATTGGGAACTAGCTAAATTCGACTGTCTCAAGAGAGGCTATCAGCGGGAGAAGCCGTTGGCCGGCGTCGAGGGGCTGTCGGAATGAGGGGCATTCGATTCGCGGGAGCCCATCTGGGCCGCCCGACCCTCGGCGTAGCCGCCAGCCTTCAGAAAGTGCTGGTTGTTCTTCAGGATCTCACGCGCCAGGGCGATATAGTTGCGCGCGCCCTGGCTGGTAGCATCGTACAACAACACAGGTTTTCCGAAGCTCGGCGCCTCGGAGATGCGCACGTTGCGCTGCACGATGGTCTCGAACACCTTGTCACCGAAATACCGACGCACTTCTTCAGCGACCTGATTGGAAAGCCGGAGGCGGGCATCGTACATCGTGAGCAGGACGCCTTCGATCTCGAGATCGGGGTTCAGGTGCTGCCGGACGATCTTAATCGTGTTGAGCAGTTGGCCGAGCCCCTCGAGGGCGAAATATTCGGTCTGCACCGGGATCAGCACCGAGTCCGCCGCGGTGAGGGAGTTCAGCGTGAGCAACCCCAGCGACGGCGGGCAGTCGATCACGATAAAATCGTATTTTTTACGAGCGCGCGCGACCGCCTTTTTGAGGATGCTCTCCCGCTCCTCGATGTCGATCATCTCGATTTCGGCGCCCACCAGGTTGATGTGGCTCGGGACGATATCCAGGAACGGCATGTCGGTCGGGCGTGCGCCCTCCTCGGGCGTGGTCTGCCCGATGAGTACTTCGTAGGTCGATGCAGCGGTAGTGCGCGGATCGATGCCGACGCCCGATGTACAGTTGGCCTGAGGGTCGATATCGATCAGCAACGTCGGATGTTCGGTGGCCGCGAGCGACGAAGCGAGGTTGATCGCCGTAGTTGTTTTGCCAACGCCCCCTTTCTGATTCGCAACTGCGATGACTTTTCCCATGAGAACGGTACAGCTAGTTTCAACGCGATGAGCGGGCGCCCCGGGGACAAAAGGTTGCTGCTTCCTTCCCAAAAGGTTTTGCCTCCTGCCTGATCCACCGGAGACCGGACCAGGGCCGCAGCGGGGCCGGCGTTTAATGTATGAACAATACCTCGGGGAAGCCAGTGCCCGGGCTTGTAACTGTTTTGAACTTTTGCCCGTGTTGGTGATCTTTGAACTCCCCTCGCCCACACGCGTTGTCCAGCACGGCGTAAACCCCCACCCACCATGGCGCGGCGTTTCGTACTCAAGGCAGACCCCGCTGTTCAGGCCAGGCTCAGCATCCCGTATGCGGCCGAGTTGAACGAACAGCAGTACGCCGCCGCTACGGCGGCTGGCGGATCGGTGCTGGTTATTGCCGGCGCCGGCACCGGTAAGACGCGTACGTTGGTGTACCGGGTCGCCTACCTCGTCGAAACCGGCACGCCGCCCGAGCAGATCGTCCTGCTCACGTTTACGCGGCGGGCCTCCAGCGAAATGCTCACCCGCGCCAGCGCCCTTCTCGACGGCCGCTGCTCCAGGGTCCGCGGTGGCACCTTCCATGCCTTCTGCCTGACGCTGCTCCGCGAACACGCCGGCGCCATCGGCTTCCCGAACCGCTTCAACATCCTCGACGCCTCCGACGACGCGGATGTGATCGACGTCCTCCGCACCGCGCGCGGCCTCCACAAAGCGTCCGTCCGCTTCCCCCGTAAAAAAACACTCCAGGCGCTGTTTTCGACGGTGACCAACCGGGAAATGGGGCTCGACGACGTGCTCGCCTCGTCCTACCCCCAGTTCCTCGACCACCTGGAAGCGCTCTATCAGCTCTTCGAGGACTATGCGGCCTACAAGCGCGAGCACGGGCTGATGAACTACGACGACCTGCTCTACTATGCGGAGGCTCTCCTCGCGCAGGACTCCGGCATCCGCCGAAGCGTTTCCGCCGGGTGCCGGCATATCCTGGTCGATGAATACCAGGACACCAACCGCCTCCAGGCCACCCTGGTACAGCACCTTGCCTCCGTTCACGGCAACGTCATGGCTGTCGGCGACGACGCGCAGAGCATCTACCGCTTTCGCGGGGCGGACGCGGCGAACATCTTTGCCTTCCCCGAGCGCTTTCCGGGTACGAAGGTCCTCAAGCTCGAACAGAATTACCGATCGACGCAGGCGATCCTGGATCTCGCTAACCATGTTATCTCCCGCGCCCACCGGAAATACGACAAGCGCCTCTTCACCCACCGCGAGGGCGGCGAGTTGCCAGGCCTCGTGGCCGCGTCGGACGACCGCTTCGAAAGCCGCTTTGTCTGTCAGATGGTGCTCGAGCTGCGCGAACAGGGGGTAGCGCTGAATCGAATGGCCGTGGTGTTTCGAAGCAGTTTTAACTCATACGACCTGGAGGTGGAACTGAGCCGGCGAGGTATCCCGTATGTCAAATACGGGGGATTAAAACTGAGTGAGGCGGCCCATGTAAAGGATGTCCTGGCCTACCTGCGCGTACTCGAAAACCCGCGCGATGCCGTGGCGTGGCATCGGCTGCTGCAACTCCTCGAAGGCGTGGGCCCCAAAACCGCCCGAGATCTGGCCGTGTGGATAGCCGCCGATCGACCCGAGCCCTTCGCGCTGGAGGCGCGCCCGTTTTCCCCCCGGTATGCCGAGCGGCTCCAGGAGCTTTTTCAGCTCCTGCGCACCCTGCACCAACAACCGCCAGCGCTGTCGGATCAGATCGACCGGATTCTCCAGCATTACGACCCCCTCCTGAAAAAGGCGTACTTCGAGGATTACCCCAAACGGCTGCAGGACCTCGAGCATGTCGCGGCCCTCACCCAGAACTACACCGACCGCGCCGCATTCCTCTCCGCGCTCGCCCTCGATCCCATCGAACTCACCGCCATCGACACGGCCCCTGTCGACGACGATGAACCGCCCCTCATCCTATCGACCATCCACTCGGCCAAGGGGCTCGAGTTCGATACGGTATTTTTATTGCACGCGCTCGATGGCATCCTGCCTTCGGGGTACGCGCTGAAAGACGTAGAATCCCTCGACGAGGAGCTGCGCCTCATGTATGTGGCCGTCACACGCGCCGAGCAACGCCTGTTTATATCGTACCCGGTCTTGCAACACCGCCGGCATCTGGGCGAGATTCTCTCGAACCCCAGCCGCTTCGTGCAGGATGTGCCGGAGCATCTGTTGGAACCCTGGTCCCTCCTCGACGAGGGCGCGCCGCCGCCGCATACCGACGACACGGCCCTTCTGCCTTTTTGACCGACGACTGCGTTATGAGCCACTCGGATTCGCATCAGCGCCCGGCACTGGGGAAATTGGTCCCGTTCGCCGGCGTGTCCGTGGAAGAGATTTCCATGGGCCGGATCGATGTCGTGCGGGAGCTCAATACGGCCATCTTTCACGAAGAGCGCATCATCAACACCTTCGATCGTGAGGATCTGCTCATTCTTCTAGCCTGGTACGAGGGGCTGCCGGTTGGCTTCAAAATTGGCTACCGTTACGGGAAGGAGACCTTCTACAGCGCGAAAGGAGGGGTCCTGCCCGCGTTTCGCCGGCAGGGGGTTGCTCGTATCCTGTTGTATGAAATGCTCGACCGCGTCCGTGCGCGCGGCTACAAACGGTTCATCTACGATACCTTCCCTAATAAACATCCGGGTATGACGGTCATGGGCCTCGCCGAGGGGTTCCGCGTTGTCCGTGCGGATTATAACCCGGTCTATCGCGACTATCGGATTCAGCTCGAAAAAGTCCTGTAGCCGGTCCGCGCAACAACGCGGACGCCCACGGCGTATCTTCGTCCGACTTCCCGCCGCGTATCTCATGGCCTTCCCTCACATCACCGCTCCATCCGTGTGTTTTTTCTCCAGGAAATAGGCGAAAGCATCCGCATCGCGCTCGGGGCGATCAATTCAAACAAGCTCCGGTCTATCCTCACGACCCTCGGCATTGTCATCGGCATTACGTCGGTCACGGCGATGGCCACCGTCATCAACGGCATCGAGCAGAATTTCGAGAACGAACTCTCGGAACTGGGGGCGGACGTCCTGTATGTCGAAAAATGGCCGTGGGCGACGGGCCCTGGCTTCAAGTGGTGGAATTACATTAACCGGCCGGACATCCGTGCTGAACTTGCGGACGTGATCGAGGCGCAATCGCGCTACACCATCGCGGCCGTTCCGGTCGTGAATACAAGCCGCGCCGTGCGTTACGGGAGCAAGACGCTCTCCGGCGTCAGCATCGAAGGCGCCGGCTCCCGGTATCCCGAGGTGTTTGTAGTTGATATGGAGACCGGCCGGTTCTACAGCGACATCGAGGCGCGCGCCAGCCGAAACGTCTGTGTGATCGGTGCGCGGATCGCGACCGAACTGTTTCCCGTCGAAGAACCCGTCGGTAAGTTTGTGCGCATCAGCGGCATCCGCTTCCAGGTGATCGGCGTGCTCGAACGCAAGGGATCCGATGCCGAAGGCCAGGGGAGCGATATGGTAGTCCAGATCCCGATTTCGACGTTCAAGAACCACTTCGGCCTGAGCGAGCGCAGCGTGTCGGTACGGGTGAAGGTGGTTAGTTCCGATGACGTCGATGTTGCGAAAGACGAGCTGACCGGCATCCTGCGGGCCGCACGAAAGCAGGACGCGCGCGAGGAAAATAACTTCG is a genomic window of Rhodothermales bacterium containing:
- a CDS encoding DUF5683 domain-containing protein, yielding MRLPFVLLSLTLCVAGHLAPARAQDADSIRVDSIRVESQAGPTPETRPFAGHDPNRALKRSLVFPGLGQAYNRQYWKMPVVYAGLGAAASMAVYFGNRHRLFTRAFQYRGWQQELEEGEPHPFPYYADEYAQVVAEIGQGRDLSASSIRPFRDKFRRNRDLSFFGVGLVYGLTALDAFISAHLLDFDVGEDLTATVVPHPGGQGVTLSMTW
- a CDS encoding ParB/RepB/Spo0J family partition protein, with amino-acid sequence MAKKVALGRGLNALLPTAESGGETAESAAARQSRRFAAAERESGRAGSVLEIDVELIQPNPYQPRTTFDEEALDELAASIQQLGIIQPITVRSLGEGRYELISGERRLRAARRAELRQIPAYIREADTEAMLEMAIVENVQREALNPMEVAFGYQRLIEECQLTQEKVAQKVGKKRATVANFLRLLKLPPLVQAALSDNSITMGHARALITVEDEQAQIGILHALLNDGLSVREVEERVRAWQQAQQAPEKKEAATRSDNDAFARADRDQLQIQALGSRLRTRLSTQVHIKAKKGAEGGRIEIEFYTSDDLERLMELLLGH
- a CDS encoding AAA family ATPase, whose translation is MGKVIAVANQKGGVGKTTTAINLASSLAATEHPTLLIDIDPQANCTSGVGIDPRTTAASTYEVLIGQTTPEEGARPTDMPFLDIVPSHINLVGAEIEMIDIEERESILKKAVARARKKYDFIVIDCPPSLGLLTLNSLTAADSVLIPVQTEYFALEGLGQLLNTIKIVRQHLNPDLEIEGVLLTMYDARLRLSNQVAEEVRRYFGDKVFETIVQRNVRISEAPSFGKPVLLYDATSQGARNYIALAREILKNNQHFLKAGGYAEGRAAQMGSRESNAPHSDSPSTPANGFSR
- a CDS encoding ATP-dependent helicase — encoded protein: MARRFVLKADPAVQARLSIPYAAELNEQQYAAATAAGGSVLVIAGAGTGKTRTLVYRVAYLVETGTPPEQIVLLTFTRRASSEMLTRASALLDGRCSRVRGGTFHAFCLTLLREHAGAIGFPNRFNILDASDDADVIDVLRTARGLHKASVRFPRKKTLQALFSTVTNREMGLDDVLASSYPQFLDHLEALYQLFEDYAAYKREHGLMNYDDLLYYAEALLAQDSGIRRSVSAGCRHILVDEYQDTNRLQATLVQHLASVHGNVMAVGDDAQSIYRFRGADAANIFAFPERFPGTKVLKLEQNYRSTQAILDLANHVISRAHRKYDKRLFTHREGGELPGLVAASDDRFESRFVCQMVLELREQGVALNRMAVVFRSSFNSYDLEVELSRRGIPYVKYGGLKLSEAAHVKDVLAYLRVLENPRDAVAWHRLLQLLEGVGPKTARDLAVWIAADRPEPFALEARPFSPRYAERLQELFQLLRTLHQQPPALSDQIDRILQHYDPLLKKAYFEDYPKRLQDLEHVAALTQNYTDRAAFLSALALDPIELTAIDTAPVDDDEPPLILSTIHSAKGLEFDTVFLLHALDGILPSGYALKDVESLDEELRLMYVAVTRAEQRLFISYPVLQHRRHLGEILSNPSRFVQDVPEHLLEPWSLLDEGAPPPHTDDTALLPF
- a CDS encoding GNAT family N-acetyltransferase; protein product: MSHSDSHQRPALGKLVPFAGVSVEEISMGRIDVVRELNTAIFHEERIINTFDREDLLILLAWYEGLPVGFKIGYRYGKETFYSAKGGVLPAFRRQGVARILLYEMLDRVRARGYKRFIYDTFPNKHPGMTVMGLAEGFRVVRADYNPVYRDYRIQLEKVL
- a CDS encoding ABC transporter permease, encoding MFFLQEIGESIRIALGAINSNKLRSILTTLGIVIGITSVTAMATVINGIEQNFENELSELGADVLYVEKWPWATGPGFKWWNYINRPDIRAELADVIEAQSRYTIAAVPVVNTSRAVRYGSKTLSGVSIEGAGSRYPEVFVVDMETGRFYSDIEARASRNVCVIGARIATELFPVEEPVGKFVRISGIRFQVIGVLERKGSDAEGQGSDMVVQIPISTFKNHFGLSERSVSVRVKVVSSDDVDVAKDELTGILRAARKQDAREENNFEINEQQSLREQLAPVKLTIYLIGVFLTALSLLVGGIGVMNIMFVSVKERTREIGIRKAIGARRRTILIQFLIEAIAICIIGGVLGVGLALVATALINAFIPAILPLSTVAIAFVICVLVGVVFGLAPAWTAAKSEPIEALRYE